A single region of the Enterococcus mundtii genome encodes:
- a CDS encoding CDP-alcohol phosphatidyltransferase family protein → MNGASDWRKEIRTIPNLLSIIRILLLPFYLYFMSKQAFYLAGSIILFSGVTDFLDGYIARRFNQITELGKVLDPIGDKLTQLVLIISMAWERPYIWLVLALFIVKEAFMLIAGIVALRKQVKLDGAKWYGKWATAVIYVGMILLLLFPTIPEGWVMVIFAIITYSLAQSFVLYALEYRKLLKR, encoded by the coding sequence ATGAATGGAGCATCTGATTGGCGAAAAGAAATTCGCACGATTCCGAATCTACTATCGATTATAAGAATTCTTTTATTGCCTTTTTATTTGTATTTTATGAGTAAGCAAGCTTTCTATCTGGCTGGATCGATCATCCTCTTTTCAGGAGTCACAGACTTTTTAGATGGATATATCGCCCGAAGATTCAATCAGATCACAGAACTTGGAAAAGTTCTTGATCCAATCGGTGATAAGTTGACCCAATTGGTCTTAATCATCTCCATGGCATGGGAACGTCCGTATATCTGGCTCGTTTTAGCTTTATTTATTGTGAAAGAAGCATTTATGCTGATTGCTGGGATCGTTGCTTTGCGTAAACAGGTCAAATTAGATGGAGCAAAGTGGTATGGTAAATGGGCGACAGCTGTGATTTATGTAGGGATGATCCTGTTATTGCTTTTCCCAACGATTCCTGAAGGATGGGTCATGGTGATATTTGCAATCATTACCTACAGTTTGGCTCAGTCCTTTGTTTTATATGCTTTGGAGTATCGTAAACTACTGAAGCGCTAG
- the rhaA gene encoding L-rhamnose isomerase: MMNVKERYEEAKAKYASIGVDTEEVLQKLAEVKISMHCWQGDDVKGFLTPDGELTGGIMATGNYPGAAHTPDQLRQDLEKAFSLIPGNHKLNLHAMYLDTDEPVDLNEIEPKHFEKWVAWAKEQGIGLDFNPTFFSHPMMKDGLTLAHPDKEVRDYWIEHGKRARKIAEYMGKEIGQTCIDNFWMPDGMKDNPIDRLSPRQRLMESLDEIFSEELNEEYTQDAVESKLFGLGAEAYTVGSHEFYMGYGLTRNKLICLDAGHFHPTEVISNKLSSLALFSKGIMLHVSRPVRWDSDHVVIMDDELQEIGKELVRNHLLEKTAIGLDFFDATINRIAAWAIGTRNTQKALLKAMLEPIEELKQAELNFDFTKRLAFTEELKDFPYADVWNYFCEINNVPVGMDWYQEVLQYEKDVQSKRL, translated from the coding sequence ATGATGAATGTCAAAGAACGTTATGAAGAAGCCAAAGCAAAATATGCGAGTATCGGTGTCGATACTGAGGAGGTCTTGCAGAAACTCGCAGAAGTGAAGATTTCGATGCACTGTTGGCAAGGCGATGATGTCAAAGGTTTCTTGACACCAGATGGAGAATTAACAGGTGGCATCATGGCTACAGGAAACTATCCTGGAGCCGCACATACGCCGGACCAATTACGCCAAGATTTAGAAAAAGCTTTCTCATTGATTCCTGGGAATCATAAATTGAATTTACATGCCATGTATCTAGATACAGACGAACCGGTCGATTTAAATGAGATCGAACCAAAACATTTCGAGAAATGGGTCGCATGGGCAAAAGAACAAGGCATCGGTCTTGATTTCAATCCAACCTTCTTCTCTCACCCAATGATGAAAGATGGCTTGACACTTGCTCATCCAGACAAAGAAGTACGGGATTACTGGATCGAACATGGGAAACGCGCTCGTAAAATCGCCGAGTATATGGGAAAAGAAATCGGACAAACATGTATCGATAATTTTTGGATGCCTGATGGAATGAAAGACAATCCAATCGACCGCCTATCTCCACGCCAACGGTTGATGGAATCTTTAGATGAGATTTTCTCAGAAGAACTCAACGAAGAATATACACAAGATGCCGTAGAATCCAAACTATTTGGACTTGGTGCCGAAGCTTACACAGTAGGTTCACACGAATTTTATATGGGCTATGGATTGACACGTAACAAATTGATCTGCCTAGACGCAGGACACTTCCATCCAACTGAAGTCATCTCCAATAAACTTTCGTCTTTAGCCTTATTCTCAAAAGGGATCATGCTCCACGTCTCTCGTCCTGTGCGTTGGGATTCAGACCATGTTGTGATCATGGATGATGAATTACAAGAAATCGGCAAAGAATTAGTCCGCAATCATTTACTTGAAAAAACAGCGATCGGACTCGATTTCTTTGACGCAACCATCAACCGGATCGCCGCATGGGCAATCGGCACAAGAAATACGCAAAAGGCATTGTTAAAAGCCATGCTTGAACCAATCGAAGAATTAAAACAAGCCGAACTAAACTTCGACTTCACCAAACGCTTAGCCTTCACTGAAGAATTAAAAGACTTCCCATACGCCGACGTTTGGAATTACTTCTGTGAAATCAACAACGTCCCAGTAGGCATGGACTGGTACCAAGAAGTCCTACAATACGAAAAAGACGTACAAAGTAAGAGGTTGTGA
- a CDS encoding DUF1093 domain-containing protein, with translation MKKLIGAIALLLLLFGGYKGYQYYDQTYNSQVAYAKVPEKVPPLKDARNDSGEKMWDWKAYDYELSFVTKDGKTIKLPYTIASENPTPLEPNSYVKAEVSQKRVTSGPTTINENQVPNNVLTALN, from the coding sequence ATGAAAAAATTGATTGGAGCAATTGCTCTCTTATTGTTATTGTTTGGTGGCTACAAAGGTTATCAATATTATGATCAGACCTACAATAGCCAAGTTGCCTACGCAAAAGTACCGGAAAAGGTTCCACCTTTGAAAGATGCACGAAATGATAGCGGCGAAAAAATGTGGGATTGGAAAGCGTATGACTATGAATTATCCTTTGTTACTAAGGATGGCAAAACAATCAAATTGCCTTATACGATTGCTTCAGAAAATCCAACACCGTTAGAACCTAATAGTTATGTCAAAGCAGAGGTCAGCCAAAAACGAGTAACCTCTGGGCCAACGACGATCAATGAAAATCAAGTACCAAATAATGTTCTAACTGCTTTAAATTAA
- a CDS encoding AraC family transcriptional regulator, with product MNPFVQKIFLPYTPEELEQRKTGQWIKEFEGENLDEQDQQFKLDDHHLFQENNILIRQHRRFAHYPLHSHHFLEFNYMYCGTSEQIVNGLPITLKEGQLLLLDTNSRHELMPLGEHDILLNFLFKTNDININLLKKIDHRSGGLTYNFLMNAILEPGYNETHLLLNLSKQPEIQVTLDQMILEYFSKKHLGNEIMNAFSQVLFLQLSRVYHSQLAKIYKKDGQSNLMIKILQRIESDYRTLNLKTLADELGYNPNYLSNLIKQQTGKSFKQLITNQRLHEAQDLILATRFSIEEIAANVGFSNKTHFYKKYREYFGDTPIAIRKQR from the coding sequence ATGAATCCGTTTGTACAAAAGATCTTTCTGCCGTATACACCCGAAGAGTTAGAACAGCGAAAGACGGGGCAATGGATCAAGGAATTTGAAGGAGAAAACTTAGACGAACAAGACCAGCAATTCAAATTAGACGATCACCATCTTTTTCAAGAAAATAATATTTTGATTCGCCAACATCGACGCTTCGCTCATTATCCACTACATTCCCACCATTTTTTAGAATTCAATTATATGTATTGCGGTACTTCAGAACAGATCGTCAACGGTCTGCCAATCACTTTGAAAGAAGGACAATTATTACTTTTAGATACAAATAGTCGCCATGAACTGATGCCTTTGGGTGAACATGATATTTTGCTGAATTTCTTATTCAAAACGAATGATATCAATATCAATCTTCTGAAAAAAATCGATCATCGCAGTGGGGGATTGACCTATAATTTTTTAATGAACGCCATTTTAGAACCTGGCTATAATGAGACCCATCTTTTGTTAAACTTATCAAAACAACCAGAGATCCAAGTCACCTTGGATCAAATGATCCTCGAATATTTTTCAAAAAAACATCTAGGAAATGAAATCATGAATGCTTTTTCACAAGTGTTATTTTTACAGCTTTCTAGAGTCTATCACTCCCAATTAGCAAAAATATACAAAAAAGATGGACAAAGCAACTTAATGATCAAAATTCTGCAACGGATCGAAAGTGACTATCGAACATTGAACCTAAAAACATTGGCAGATGAGTTAGGGTATAATCCAAATTATCTGTCTAATTTGATCAAACAACAGACTGGGAAATCCTTCAAACAATTGATTACGAACCAACGCTTACATGAAGCACAGGATCTAATTTTAGCTACCCGCTTCTCGATTGAGGAGATTGCGGCCAATGTAGGTTTTTCCAATAAGACACATTTTTACAAAAAATATCGAGAATATTTTGGGGATACGCCAATCGCCATTCGCAAACAACGTTGA
- the rhaB gene encoding rhamnulokinase translates to MNYLAIDIGASSGRLIHANLNELGRFDLQEVHRFKNGFEKIDGVAKWPLTHLVTEILKGLEKAKQQGIAECYVGIDTWGVDYGLLDVDGHLIDAPTSYRDERTKEAIPQFEQNMPLDELYQKTGIQMQPFNTMFQLLVEEKETLINAHRLLLMPDLLGYLFTGEAVTEKTNASTMQLLNLETRKWDSDILAVLGIDASLFPRITEPGQILGELQTAQFPTYDLPKATFITIASHDTASAVVGTPATGKDWAYISSGTWSLMGVEIPEGISTKEAFEANFTNEWGVQGTIRFLKNIMGMWLIQEVARLQDGAYSFAELAELAEQEAPFQQLINVNDPRFLNPQNMIQELQDYCKETNQSIPQTPGQLARCIYDNLALCYAVELENLARITGIEFHHLHIVGGGSNNTFLNQLTADICNIEVEAGPDEATAIGNLMVQMIATNGYGTLQLAREAIRDSVSLATFHPRHTEEMTQALARYKEFLI, encoded by the coding sequence ATGAATTATCTTGCTATCGATATTGGCGCTTCAAGTGGTCGTTTGATCCATGCCAATCTTAATGAATTAGGCCGTTTTGACTTACAGGAAGTCCATCGCTTCAAAAATGGATTTGAAAAAATCGATGGTGTCGCAAAGTGGCCGCTCACACATCTAGTCACTGAAATCTTAAAAGGTTTGGAAAAAGCCAAGCAACAAGGTATCGCAGAATGTTATGTCGGCATCGATACTTGGGGTGTCGATTATGGCTTGCTTGATGTTGATGGTCATTTGATCGACGCCCCGACGAGCTATCGTGATGAGCGAACGAAAGAAGCCATCCCACAATTTGAACAAAACATGCCACTAGATGAACTTTACCAAAAAACAGGTATCCAAATGCAACCATTCAACACGATGTTTCAATTACTTGTTGAAGAAAAAGAAACGTTAATAAATGCCCATCGTTTGTTATTGATGCCTGATCTACTCGGTTACCTCTTCACTGGAGAAGCAGTCACCGAAAAGACTAATGCGTCTACTATGCAGCTTCTGAACTTAGAAACTCGGAAATGGGACTCAGATATTTTAGCTGTTCTAGGCATCGACGCTTCGCTTTTCCCACGAATCACCGAGCCTGGACAGATTCTAGGCGAATTACAAACTGCCCAATTTCCGACATATGATCTGCCAAAAGCGACCTTTATCACGATTGCTTCTCACGACACTGCTTCAGCAGTTGTCGGCACACCCGCGACTGGCAAAGATTGGGCATACATCAGTTCAGGCACTTGGTCGTTGATGGGTGTAGAGATTCCTGAAGGCATTTCAACAAAAGAAGCATTTGAAGCTAACTTTACAAATGAATGGGGTGTGCAAGGAACCATTCGCTTCTTAAAAAATATCATGGGTATGTGGTTGATCCAAGAAGTTGCTCGTTTGCAAGATGGTGCCTATAGTTTTGCTGAATTGGCAGAACTGGCAGAACAGGAAGCGCCTTTCCAACAATTGATCAATGTCAACGACCCACGTTTCTTGAATCCCCAAAATATGATTCAAGAATTACAAGATTATTGTAAAGAAACAAACCAATCTATCCCTCAAACCCCTGGTCAGCTGGCTCGCTGTATCTATGACAATTTAGCTCTATGCTACGCTGTCGAACTAGAGAACTTAGCACGGATCACCGGAATAGAATTTCATCATTTACACATCGTCGGTGGGGGTTCAAATAATACCTTCCTTAATCAGCTGACAGCCGATATTTGCAATATCGAAGTCGAAGCAGGACCAGATGAAGCGACCGCTATTGGCAATCTAATGGTCCAAATGATTGCAACGAACGGCTACGGTACGTTGCAACTGGCGCGTGAAGCGATCAGAGATTCTGTTTCATTAGCCACTTTTCACCCTCGACATACCGAGGAAATGACACAAGCACTTGCTAGATATAAAGAATTTTTAATATAA
- the fucO gene encoding lactaldehyde reductase, which produces MANRMILNETSYHGKGAIAAIPTEFHARNFKKAVVITDKELHKIGVVAKVTTLLDEAEIAYEIYDGIVPNPTIENVKEGVTFVQEAKADVILAIGGGSPIDTAKAIGIIVTNPEFSDVRSLEGVADTKHPSLPILAVPTTSGTAAEVTINYVITDKERSRKFVCVDPHDIPIVAFVDSDLMMGMPKALCAATGMDAMTHAIEGLITKGSWEMSDMFHLKAIEIIGRSLADSVNGDPKGREDMALGQYLAGMGFSNVGLGLVHGMAHPLSAWYDIPHGVACAALLPTVMKYNKEFTGNKYREIAKALNIKDAESRSIQDIRDAACEAIDALSKKVGIPATISELGVKEADIAKIAEDAFNDVCTPGNPRETNVSEIIDIYQSLM; this is translated from the coding sequence ATGGCAAATCGAATGATTTTAAATGAAACATCCTATCATGGAAAAGGGGCTATTGCAGCTATCCCAACGGAATTTCATGCAAGAAATTTCAAAAAAGCAGTTGTGATCACCGATAAAGAGCTGCATAAAATCGGTGTCGTAGCAAAAGTCACCACCTTATTAGATGAGGCAGAGATTGCTTATGAAATCTACGACGGTATCGTACCTAATCCAACGATCGAGAATGTCAAAGAGGGCGTGACTTTCGTTCAAGAAGCAAAAGCGGATGTGATCCTGGCAATTGGCGGAGGTTCGCCGATCGACACAGCCAAAGCCATTGGAATTATCGTAACGAATCCAGAGTTTTCTGATGTCCGTAGTCTAGAAGGTGTGGCAGATACAAAACATCCAAGCTTGCCGATCTTAGCTGTTCCGACGACTTCTGGTACGGCCGCTGAAGTCACGATCAACTATGTGATCACTGACAAAGAGCGTTCTCGTAAATTTGTATGTGTTGATCCTCATGATATTCCAATCGTTGCCTTTGTTGACAGTGATTTGATGATGGGCATGCCGAAAGCCTTGTGTGCGGCAACTGGGATGGATGCGATGACTCATGCTATCGAGGGATTGATCACGAAAGGTTCATGGGAAATGAGTGATATGTTCCATCTCAAAGCCATTGAGATTATCGGTCGTAGTTTAGCCGATTCCGTGAATGGTGATCCAAAAGGTCGAGAAGATATGGCTTTAGGACAGTACCTTGCAGGAATGGGTTTTTCAAATGTTGGTTTAGGTCTTGTGCATGGAATGGCTCATCCATTATCCGCATGGTATGACATCCCCCACGGTGTCGCTTGCGCTGCCTTATTACCAACGGTCATGAAATACAATAAAGAGTTTACAGGCAATAAATATCGAGAAATCGCGAAGGCACTGAACATTAAAGACGCAGAATCTCGTTCCATCCAAGATATTCGTGATGCCGCTTGTGAAGCGATTGACGCTTTATCGAAGAAAGTTGGCATCCCTGCGACGATCTCCGAACTAGGTGTCAAAGAAGCGGATATTGCAAAAATTGCTGAAGATGCGTTCAATGATGTCTGTACCCCAGGAAATCCAAGAGAAACGAACGTGTCAGAGATCATTGACATCTATCAAAGCTTGATGTAA
- a CDS encoding MFS transporter, giving the protein MRKTWLMKLSLLSISLVLTSNTAIASALPMMLGYFNDQSASSVELLMTIPQLTVVIFIALSSLIAKAIGQKQTVLLGLLLAGVAGVLPVFTANFYLLMISRAALGAGFGLFNSLAVSMISEFFEGEEAATLIGFQSAFQGLGAAVMTFTAGRLLTFGWQKAFLVYLITIPIIFLFMAFVPEPPKKKQNSTFKKETAQKGTLRPTTLMYGILIFFLCIFYMIVVVKLSTFIVTENLGTESDAGTLLSFMQIANMVAGFLFGLIYKGLKRWTLPISFFIMAASLFLILTANHLFMIGVGAALNGIAFALFVPYIFNDATRSVPQVAKASTTSFILVLANIGNFVSPYGHRLLERFGIGSDALQNIFINGCILMTVLGILFLLLTFKKKPLPNEV; this is encoded by the coding sequence ATGAGAAAGACTTGGTTGATGAAACTGTCGCTGTTATCCATTTCCTTAGTTTTAACGTCAAATACTGCTATCGCATCCGCTTTACCGATGATGTTAGGCTACTTCAATGATCAATCGGCTTCATCCGTCGAACTACTGATGACCATTCCTCAACTAACTGTTGTGATTTTTATTGCTTTGAGTAGTTTGATTGCCAAAGCCATCGGACAGAAACAAACTGTCTTACTTGGGTTGTTGCTTGCTGGAGTTGCTGGCGTGTTACCTGTCTTCACTGCCAACTTCTATTTATTGATGATCTCCCGCGCAGCATTAGGTGCGGGCTTTGGTCTCTTCAACTCGTTGGCAGTCAGTATGATCAGCGAATTTTTTGAAGGCGAAGAAGCTGCCACCTTGATTGGCTTCCAATCCGCCTTTCAAGGTTTAGGAGCTGCAGTCATGACCTTCACTGCCGGACGTCTCCTCACTTTTGGCTGGCAAAAAGCATTCTTAGTTTACTTGATCACCATTCCGATCATTTTCTTATTTATGGCTTTCGTCCCTGAACCGCCAAAGAAAAAACAAAACTCCACCTTTAAAAAAGAAACAGCACAAAAAGGAACACTCCGTCCGACTACTCTCATGTATGGCATTTTGATCTTCTTTCTCTGTATTTTCTACATGATCGTTGTCGTTAAGCTTTCGACCTTCATCGTGACTGAAAATCTAGGAACAGAATCAGATGCCGGAACGCTTCTTTCTTTTATGCAGATTGCTAACATGGTTGCTGGTTTCTTATTCGGGTTGATTTACAAAGGATTGAAACGATGGACGTTGCCTATTTCTTTTTTCATCATGGCAGCAAGCTTATTCCTCATCTTGACAGCCAATCATTTATTTATGATCGGTGTTGGGGCTGCACTGAACGGTATCGCCTTTGCTCTGTTCGTTCCCTACATCTTCAATGATGCTACTCGTTCAGTTCCGCAAGTAGCAAAAGCAAGCACCACTTCCTTTATTCTCGTTCTAGCAAATATCGGTAACTTTGTTTCACCCTATGGACATCGACTTTTAGAAAGATTCGGTATCGGTTCTGATGCTTTACAAAATATTTTTATCAATGGCTGCATTTTGATGACCGTTTTAGGTATTCTTTTTCTTCTCCTTACTTTTAAAAAGAAGCCACTCCCAAATGAAGTCTAG
- the rhaD gene encoding rhamnulose-1-phosphate aldolase, which produces MKKSAMLTAPFVQEMIQATTNMYRLGWDERNGGNITYLLEEAQVLPFIDPTKVLRTLPLPFDAQQLAGRYFLVTGSGKYFKNVQAEPEENLGLIRVTGDGHAIDILWGLSPDAVPTSELPSHFMSHIARLSVDPDNRIVMHCHATHLLAMTFSHPLSERELTRTLWQMCTECLVVFPEGISVIPWLVPGSNEIGEATAAKMKETRLVVWPQHGIYGSGKDMDETFGLIETAEKAAQVYTIVMAQGGIKQTLEDDNLKLLADAFRVVPRAGYLND; this is translated from the coding sequence GTGAAAAAATCAGCGATGCTCACTGCTCCATTTGTACAAGAGATGATTCAAGCAACAACCAATATGTACCGCCTAGGATGGGATGAACGTAATGGTGGGAATATCACCTACTTATTAGAAGAAGCACAAGTCTTACCTTTTATCGACCCTACGAAAGTTTTACGAACACTGCCGTTGCCATTTGATGCCCAACAATTAGCCGGAAGGTATTTCTTAGTGACAGGGTCTGGAAAATATTTTAAAAATGTACAGGCAGAGCCAGAAGAAAATCTTGGATTGATCCGTGTGACCGGAGATGGTCATGCGATCGACATTTTATGGGGATTAAGCCCTGATGCTGTTCCGACTTCTGAGTTACCAAGTCATTTCATGAGCCATATCGCTCGATTAAGTGTCGATCCAGATAACCGCATCGTCATGCATTGTCACGCAACACACTTGTTAGCCATGACTTTTAGCCATCCACTTTCTGAACGCGAATTGACTCGTACATTATGGCAAATGTGTACAGAGTGCTTAGTTGTCTTTCCAGAAGGTATCTCGGTCATTCCATGGTTAGTTCCCGGTTCGAATGAAATCGGCGAAGCAACTGCCGCAAAAATGAAAGAAACCCGTTTAGTCGTTTGGCCACAACATGGAATCTATGGTTCTGGAAAAGATATGGATGAAACATTTGGTTTGATCGAAACAGCTGAAAAAGCTGCCCAAGTCTATACGATCGTCATGGCCCAAGGTGGAATCAAACAAACGTTAGAAGATGACAATTTGAAATTACTGGCTGATGCGTTTAGGGTTGTCCCACGTGCTGGCTATTTGAACGATTAA
- a CDS encoding DUF7006 family protein, protein MNLSNIQSSEEYLKHYREFMENCFSINYPLLASFYKELHHRFLEVVSQKDGPVFEQLQELLGIDAQLQILYEMAECIESLKLEMNEEKIIEMIKRDSFSFYRERIGLTKKDPIPRGLIYLSEK, encoded by the coding sequence ATGAATTTATCGAATATTCAATCTAGTGAAGAATACTTAAAACATTATAGAGAATTTATGGAAAACTGTTTTTCCATCAACTATCCACTTTTAGCTTCTTTTTACAAAGAACTTCATCATCGTTTTTTAGAGGTCGTCTCTCAAAAGGACGGACCTGTGTTTGAACAATTACAAGAGCTGTTGGGGATCGATGCACAGCTACAGATACTTTACGAAATGGCGGAATGTATCGAATCGTTGAAATTAGAAATGAATGAAGAGAAAATCATTGAAATGATCAAGAGAGATAGCTTTTCTTTTTATAGAGAACGGATAGGGTTAACGAAGAAAGATCCTATTCCGCGCGGATTGATCTATCTGAGTGAAAAATAG
- a CDS encoding sugar O-acetyltransferase, giving the protein MKSNVEKMIAGEVYRQDEELLQLRLVTRDLLYEFNHIHPRKLSERQQLIKKMFKQTGDKLFVEQPFHCDYGINITVGENFLANNNCTLLDVAPITIGKDVLLAPNVGIYTAGHALDPVLRQEYQAEFGAPVTIGDNVWIGANTSILPGVTIGDHVVIGAGSVVTKDIPANSLAVGNPCHVVRTFNKKDRTYYFKKLRYPSEYIISETDLPKGE; this is encoded by the coding sequence ATGAAATCCAATGTCGAAAAAATGATTGCTGGTGAGGTCTATCGTCAAGATGAAGAATTATTGCAGCTTCGTTTGGTCACGAGAGATCTCCTTTATGAATTCAATCATATCCATCCTCGAAAATTATCTGAGCGTCAGCAATTGATCAAAAAAATGTTCAAGCAAACTGGGGACAAACTCTTTGTTGAACAACCCTTTCATTGCGACTATGGAATCAACATCACCGTTGGAGAAAACTTTTTAGCCAATAATAATTGCACGTTACTTGATGTTGCTCCGATCACGATTGGTAAGGATGTCTTACTTGCTCCAAATGTGGGGATCTACACAGCCGGCCATGCCTTAGATCCTGTTTTACGTCAAGAGTACCAAGCAGAATTTGGGGCGCCTGTTACGATCGGCGACAACGTCTGGATCGGTGCAAATACATCCATACTGCCCGGGGTGACAATCGGTGATCATGTAGTGATTGGAGCTGGAAGTGTCGTCACGAAGGATATCCCAGCTAATTCTTTAGCAGTAGGAAATCCTTGTCATGTGGTGCGAACATTCAATAAAAAGGATCGCACCTATTATTTCAAAAAACTGCGTTATCCATCAGAATATATAATTTCTGAAACCGACCTACCTAAAGGAGAGTAA
- a CDS encoding endonuclease MutS2, translated as MNHTIKQLQFEQIRKEVIARAIGDHTKERLAEMSIPTNLQTVETRQTETKEARTILESSQHVPFMGLTRIVALTDQVKKGLILTPAELIEYADFLRSSRMITRFFEKNQYQTPLLYAYSKNLPDLQAVEDLVYEQIKNQQVADEASKNLRKVRKQIQTVEKEIQDRLLKFLRHPGNKEMIQEAMIVQKGEHATIPIKASYKNKVAGTIIEQSNKGTTVFIEPTAVAKASAQHQLLKAEEIAEEYQILASLTGALAENEQAIDQIIETVTVFDIIFARGKYSREINGITPIINKSERIHLKQARHPLLSEKAVPLDFDLGAEYRGLVITGANAGGKTVVLKTVGLLTLMAMFGLQVPAKDGTELAVFDEVFVDVGDQQDLADALSTFSGHMQNIAQILNKVGRNTLVLLDEIGSGTEPTEGAALAIAIMSAMYEKGALMVATTHYGEIKEFAERHEDFVPAAMAFDREALQPKYQLQVGKTGESQALWIAKKMQMSEDLIQQAQQYLSTKDYSSEKRLFKQQVKTQEVKNEEKVLFSKGDRVYATQYKKEALVFEDTGEETIVIFVDNQKETVLRQRVLLKMRAEELYPVGYEIDQLFTDFKTRKWERDIERGSKKAHKKLLKETRQRQAARNGNSEKT; from the coding sequence ATGAATCATACAATCAAACAATTACAATTTGAACAAATCAGAAAAGAAGTGATTGCCCGAGCAATCGGAGATCACACGAAAGAACGTCTGGCAGAAATGTCAATCCCGACAAATCTTCAGACCGTAGAAACAAGACAAACAGAAACGAAAGAAGCCCGTACGATTTTAGAAAGTAGCCAGCACGTGCCCTTTATGGGGCTAACACGAATTGTGGCATTAACTGACCAAGTGAAAAAAGGCTTGATCTTAACCCCCGCTGAATTGATTGAATACGCTGATTTTTTGAGAAGCAGTCGAATGATCACTCGCTTCTTTGAAAAAAACCAATATCAAACGCCATTACTGTATGCGTACAGTAAAAATCTACCGGATCTTCAAGCGGTGGAGGACTTAGTTTATGAACAAATCAAGAACCAACAAGTCGCAGATGAAGCATCAAAAAATCTACGTAAAGTACGAAAACAAATCCAAACGGTAGAAAAAGAAATCCAAGATCGTTTGCTAAAATTCTTGCGTCATCCTGGGAATAAAGAAATGATCCAAGAAGCGATGATCGTTCAAAAAGGGGAACACGCAACGATCCCTATCAAAGCGAGTTATAAAAATAAAGTAGCCGGAACGATCATTGAACAGTCGAATAAAGGTACGACGGTATTCATCGAACCAACAGCAGTCGCTAAAGCAAGCGCACAACATCAATTATTGAAAGCAGAGGAAATTGCTGAAGAATATCAGATTCTAGCAAGTTTGACTGGGGCATTAGCTGAAAATGAACAGGCAATCGATCAAATCATCGAAACGGTCACCGTTTTCGATATTATTTTCGCACGTGGGAAATACAGTAGAGAGATCAATGGCATCACACCTATCATCAATAAATCAGAACGCATCCATCTGAAACAAGCGAGACATCCACTGTTATCAGAAAAAGCTGTGCCCTTAGATTTTGATTTGGGTGCAGAATATCGTGGATTAGTGATCACAGGTGCAAATGCTGGTGGGAAAACAGTTGTTTTGAAAACAGTCGGATTGCTGACGTTGATGGCAATGTTTGGTCTGCAAGTACCAGCAAAAGATGGGACAGAGCTTGCCGTATTCGACGAAGTTTTTGTCGATGTCGGCGATCAACAAGATTTAGCGGATGCATTGAGTACTTTTTCTGGGCATATGCAAAATATCGCACAGATTTTGAATAAAGTGGGTAGAAATACCCTAGTTTTACTTGATGAGATCGGTAGTGGAACAGAACCAACGGAAGGGGCAGCTTTAGCAATCGCCATCATGTCTGCAATGTATGAGAAAGGTGCGCTGATGGTTGCAACGACCCATTACGGCGAAATCAAAGAGTTTGCGGAACGACATGAAGATTTTGTGCCGGCAGCAATGGCTTTTGACCGAGAAGCCTTACAACCAAAGTATCAATTACAGGTAGGAAAAACAGGGGAAAGCCAAGCATTGTGGATCGCTAAAAAAATGCAAATGTCAGAGGACTTGATCCAACAAGCTCAGCAGTATCTTTCTACGAAAGACTATTCAAGTGAAAAACGCTTATTCAAACAACAAGTGAAGACGCAAGAAGTCAAGAACGAAGAAAAGGTTTTATTTTCAAAAGGGGATCGGGTATATGCCACCCAATACAAAAAAGAAGCATTAGTCTTTGAAGACACTGGCGAAGAGACGATCGTGATTTTTGTCGATAACCAAAAAGAAACGGTCCTTCGACAGCGTGTCCTTTTAAAAATGAGAGCAGAAGAACTTTATCCTGTAGGCTATGAGATCGATCAGCTATTTACAGATTTTAAAACGAGAAAATGGGAACGAGATATCGAACGAGGTTCAAAAAAAGCCCACAAAAAATTATTAAAAGAAACCCGTCAGCGTCAGGCTGCACGAAATGGAAACTCCGAAAAAACATAA